The Burkholderiales bacterium DNA segment CCAATGTGCTGGAGGGTTGCCGCCAGAACGGCATCACCCATCTCGTCTACGCCAGCAGTTCCTCGGTCTATGGGGCCAACCGCAAGATGCCCTTCTCCGAGCACGACAACGTGGACCATCCGCTGAGTCTCTACGCCGCCACGAAAAAGGCCAACGAGCTCATGGCCCACACCTACAGCCATCTCTTCGGCCTGCCCACCACGGGTCTGCGTTTCTTCACCGTCTACGGGCCCTGGGGCCGGCCGGACATGTCGCCCTCCCTCTTCGTCGGCGCCATTCTCCGCGGCGAGCCCATCCAGGTTTTCAACGAGGGCAGGATGCGGCGCGACTTCACCTATATCGACGATATCGTGGAGGGCGTGGTGCGCGTCCTCGACACGGTGCCGGCGTCCAATCCGGCTTTCGATCCCCAGCAGCCCGACCCGGCGCAAAGCCACGCCCCCTACCGCATCTACAACATCGGCAACCACGAACCGGTGGAACTCATGACCTTCATCGAGGCCATCGAGGCGGCCGTCGGCAGGAAGGCGCAGAAGATTTTCCTGCCCATGCAGCCGGGGGACGTGGAAGCCACCTATGCGGATACCACCCTGCTGCGGGAGGCGGTGGGCTTTGCCCCGGCCACCCCCTTGAGCGAGGGTATCCGCCGCTTCGTCGCCTGGTATCTGGACTATTACGGCAAGCGCTGAAGGAGACGACATGACCATCCTGGTCACAGGCGGTGCCGGCTTCATCGGTGCGAACTTCGTCCTCGACTGGTTCCAGCACCACGACGAGCCGGTGGTGAACCTGGACAAGCTCACCTATGCGGGCAATCTGCAGAACCTGGCGAGCCTCGAAGGCGATGCCCGCCACATTTTTGTCCGCGGCGACATCAACGACCGCTCCCTGGTGGAGCACCTCCTTTCTGCCCATGAGGTGCGCGCCATCGTCCATTTCGCCGCCGAGTCCCACGTGGACCGCTCCATCCACGGCCCGGAGGACTTCATCACCACTAACATCAATGGCACCTTTCACCTCCTGGAGGCGGCGCGCGCCTACTGGTCGGCCCTGCCGGAAAAGCGCCGCGCCGCCTTCCGCTTCCTCCACGTCTCCACGGACGAGGTGTACGGGTCGCTTGCGCCG contains these protein-coding regions:
- a CDS encoding NAD-dependent epimerase; this encodes MRILVTGCAGFIGMHTAQRLIARGDEVVGVDNLNDYYDVKLKVDRLRQLEGRRGFAFAELDLADRAACRELFSKGRFERVVHLAAQPGVRYSLKNPQAYIDANLVAFANVLEGCRQNGITHLVYASSSSVYGANRKMPFSEHDNVDHPLSLYAATKKANELMAHTYSHLFGLPTTGLRFFTVYGPWGRPDMSPSLFVGAILRGEPIQVFNEGRMRRDFTYIDDIVEGVVRVLDTVPASNPAFDPQQPDPAQSHAPYRIYNIGNHEPVELMTFIEAIEAAVGRKAQKIFLPMQPGDVEATYADTTLLREAVGFAPATPLSEGIRRFVAWYLDYYGKR